The following coding sequences lie in one Synechococcus sp. CC9902 genomic window:
- the murA gene encoding UDP-N-acetylglucosamine 1-carboxyvinyltransferase yields the protein MVVGAIASQQSVTQHLNVKGGQRLQGTLTVSGAKNSALVLMTASLLTDETVELVNVPDLTDIQGMGDILGALGVQVERSDGRVALTAKQLTNAEPPYELVNSLRASFFSIGSLLGRMGHAKVPLPGGCRIGARPVVEHIRGLKALGAVVTVQHGIVTASAKGSNRRLKGAAIVLDCPSVGATETILMAAVLAEGTTKIENAAQEPEVQDLANLLNVMGAKVTGAGGPVITVEGVPSLHGCRGYAVIPDRIEAGTFLMAAAITRSSMCVEPVVPEHMNAVLQKLRDCGCSLEINGRSIQITPGDIVATDITTQPFPGFPTDLQAPFMALMSTAKGTSVISEKIYENRLQHVAELQRMGAAIRVDGSTAIVQGVPSLSGAPVTGSDLRAAAAMVLAGLSACGTTQVSGLGHLDRGYDNVEAKLRGVGATVERDGF from the coding sequence ATGGTGGTGGGTGCAATTGCGTCTCAACAGAGTGTCACCCAGCATCTGAACGTCAAAGGCGGTCAACGTTTACAAGGCACCTTGACCGTGAGCGGTGCCAAAAATTCAGCCCTGGTGTTGATGACAGCCAGTCTGTTGACCGATGAAACGGTCGAATTAGTCAATGTTCCAGACCTAACTGATATTCAAGGAATGGGCGACATTCTGGGTGCGCTTGGAGTGCAGGTTGAGCGCAGTGATGGTCGGGTGGCTCTAACTGCAAAACAACTCACTAATGCAGAGCCTCCCTACGAACTCGTCAATAGCCTGCGCGCCAGTTTTTTCAGCATTGGCTCCCTCCTCGGTCGAATGGGTCACGCCAAAGTTCCTCTCCCAGGTGGATGCCGTATTGGAGCCCGGCCCGTTGTGGAACACATTCGTGGACTTAAGGCTCTTGGCGCAGTCGTCACCGTCCAACACGGCATCGTGACGGCTTCGGCAAAAGGGTCCAACCGACGACTCAAGGGCGCTGCCATCGTTTTGGATTGCCCCAGCGTGGGCGCCACAGAAACAATTTTGATGGCCGCCGTCCTCGCGGAAGGCACCACCAAAATCGAAAACGCTGCTCAAGAACCCGAGGTTCAAGACCTTGCCAACCTGCTGAATGTGATGGGAGCCAAGGTGACTGGCGCAGGGGGACCCGTGATCACGGTTGAAGGAGTGCCTTCACTTCATGGTTGCCGCGGTTACGCCGTAATTCCTGATCGCATCGAAGCCGGCACCTTTCTCATGGCTGCTGCGATTACCCGTTCCAGCATGTGTGTAGAGCCGGTTGTACCAGAGCACATGAACGCTGTTCTTCAAAAATTGCGTGATTGCGGTTGCTCCCTCGAGATCAACGGCAGAAGCATCCAAATCACCCCTGGGGACATCGTTGCAACAGACATCACAACCCAACCTTTCCCTGGCTTTCCGACCGACCTTCAGGCTCCGTTCATGGCCCTGATGTCAACGGCGAAAGGCACCAGCGTGATCAGCGAAAAAATCTATGAAAATCGGCTTCAGCACGTTGCTGAGCTGCAACGCATGGGGGCTGCCATTCGCGTTGATGGCAGCACGGCCATCGTTCAAGGCGTGCCGTCCCTCAGCGGTGCACCCGTCACCGGCAGTGATCTTCGAGCAGCGGCGGCGATGGTGCTGGCGGGATTATCAGCATGCGGCACCACTCAGGTGTCGGGTTTGGGCCACCTCGATCGTGGCTACGACAACGTTGAAGCCAAGCTTCGTGGTGTAGGCGCAACCGTTGAACGCGACGGTTTCTAA
- a CDS encoding FAD-binding oxidoreductase, giving the protein MTRADALLALRHDLANISELDLQDDPGQLLRCSRDAYDYSPVLSPKLAGARAQLVSRPQSVAAVEQLAAACTKHGVPLTVRGAGTGNYGQCVPLEGGVVMLTTGLQRIRKFDPVTGIVTVEPGCQMSQLDQELRRHHRELRLLPSTWRSATVGGFVAGGSGGIGSIRWGFLRDPGHLLGLEVVPMTTDAHCHQLNEVEAEALNHSYGTNGIITALTLSTAPAVNWHQVCIDCMDWADAVAVLLACGRSAVSLQLATALEASVLERLPGWSGPAKGHHRLLLLVAPDGIASLKRLAAHAGADLQDLGPEDFNAGNGLRELSWNHTTLHMRASEPGWTYLQMLLPQPELPAMQALRDHWGDDLLWHLELVKQQGSVRVAALPLVRWRGAALLEQLMDDCRAHGAVVFNPHVITVEDGGLGVVDGDQVSAKQRFDPDGLMNPGKLRGWLERAQNS; this is encoded by the coding sequence ATGACTCGCGCCGATGCGCTTCTCGCTCTAAGACATGATCTCGCCAATATTTCTGAACTGGATCTTCAGGACGATCCCGGACAGTTGCTGCGATGTTCCCGCGATGCATACGACTACTCGCCTGTACTGAGTCCCAAGCTCGCGGGGGCTCGAGCGCAATTGGTGTCTCGCCCTCAGTCGGTGGCCGCCGTCGAGCAGTTAGCAGCAGCGTGTACCAAACATGGAGTCCCTCTCACTGTGCGGGGTGCTGGCACCGGGAATTACGGGCAATGCGTTCCCCTCGAGGGCGGGGTGGTGATGCTCACCACTGGTTTACAGCGTATTCGCAAGTTTGATCCCGTCACGGGGATCGTCACGGTGGAGCCGGGTTGCCAGATGAGTCAGCTGGATCAGGAGCTACGCCGCCATCACCGCGAGCTGCGATTGCTTCCCAGTACCTGGCGTAGCGCAACGGTGGGTGGATTTGTTGCTGGGGGATCGGGGGGGATTGGTTCGATTCGCTGGGGATTTTTGCGCGATCCAGGTCACTTGTTGGGTCTTGAGGTCGTGCCGATGACGACGGATGCCCACTGCCATCAATTGAATGAAGTTGAGGCGGAAGCACTGAACCATTCCTACGGCACGAACGGGATCATTACGGCGTTGACGTTGTCTACGGCTCCTGCGGTGAACTGGCATCAGGTCTGCATCGACTGCATGGATTGGGCCGATGCCGTGGCCGTGTTGTTGGCGTGTGGACGTTCCGCTGTGTCGCTCCAGCTCGCGACGGCCTTAGAGGCCTCCGTTTTGGAGCGCTTGCCTGGCTGGAGTGGCCCGGCCAAGGGGCATCACAGGTTGTTGTTGTTGGTGGCCCCGGATGGCATCGCAAGCCTGAAACGGTTGGCCGCTCATGCCGGGGCTGACCTGCAGGATCTTGGCCCAGAGGATTTCAATGCTGGTAATGGTTTACGGGAACTGAGTTGGAATCACACCACGCTGCATATGCGCGCTTCGGAGCCGGGTTGGACGTACCTGCAAATGCTGTTACCTCAACCAGAACTCCCTGCCATGCAGGCGCTTCGAGACCATTGGGGCGATGATTTGCTTTGGCATCTGGAGCTTGTGAAGCAGCAAGGTTCCGTGCGTGTGGCGGCGTTACCCCTCGTGCGTTGGCGTGGAGCTGCGTTGTTGGAGCAGCTCATGGACGACTGTCGTGCCCATGGCGCTGTGGTGTTTAACCCCCATGTGATCACTGTCGAAGATGGGGGACTTGGTGTTGTGGACGGTGATCAAGTTTCAGCCAAACAACGCTTTGATCCGGATGGCCTGATGAATCCCGGCAAACTTCGGGGTTGGCTCGAGCGTGCTCAAAACAGCTGA
- a CDS encoding pentapeptide repeat-containing protein: MRHSVLRAALAVVLMVCLWVAPSTAIALDTSAGFGLQDRALFQETVDYTLTNQSNGDFRGQNLANTSFAGATGRGADFRDANLHGAILTQGAFAEADFRGADLSDALMDRADFVATDLRDAVLIGVIASGSSFSKALIEGADFTDALLDRDDQRLLCRDADGINPTTGISTFDSLGC, translated from the coding sequence ATGCGCCATTCGGTTTTGCGAGCAGCTCTGGCAGTCGTGCTCATGGTGTGTCTTTGGGTTGCGCCCAGTACCGCCATCGCCCTCGACACCTCCGCCGGTTTTGGATTGCAAGATCGTGCGCTCTTTCAGGAAACGGTCGATTACACCCTCACCAACCAAAGCAACGGGGATTTTCGAGGTCAAAATCTGGCCAACACCTCATTTGCTGGAGCGACAGGCCGGGGGGCCGATTTTCGCGACGCGAACCTCCATGGCGCAATCCTCACGCAAGGGGCTTTTGCTGAAGCGGATTTCCGAGGAGCCGACCTATCCGATGCCCTAATGGACCGTGCCGATTTCGTGGCCACAGATCTGCGGGATGCCGTCCTAATTGGCGTGATCGCTTCAGGCAGCAGTTTCAGTAAAGCCCTGATTGAAGGCGCCGATTTCACCGACGCCCTGCTGGATCGTGATGACCAACGACTCCTATGCCGCGATGCCGATGGCATCAATCCAACCACCGGCATATCCACCTTCGACAGCTTGGGCTGTTGA
- the lpdA gene encoding dihydrolipoyl dehydrogenase, whose translation MSDASFDFDVIVIGAGYGGFDAAKHAADHGLKTAIIESRDMGGTCVNRGCVPSKALLAASGKVRELADDKHLSSFGIHAAPVRFERQKIADHANQLVQAIRTNLTKTLERSGVTILRGHGRLEGSQRVGLREPSGVDRVITAQDVILATGSDPFVPPGIETDGRTVFTSDEAINLEWLPRWIAIIGSGYIGLEFADVYTALGCEVTMIEALDRVMPTFDPDIAKIARRNLIEGRDIDARSGVLARKVTPGCPVQIELADFNSREFVETLEVDAVLVATGRVPTSKGLNLECLNIETNRGFVPIDDSMRVLVNDSPIPHLWAVGDVTGKLMLAHTAAAQGTVAVDNILGHARTIDYRSIPAATFTHPEISSVGLTEADAKALAEKDNFPLGAVRSYFKANSKALAELDSDGVMKLLFNKSSGEVLGAHIYGLHAADLIQEVANAVARRQSVSQLSQEVHTHPTLSEVVEVAYKQAASQLVA comes from the coding sequence GTGAGCGACGCCAGCTTCGACTTCGACGTCATTGTGATCGGTGCCGGATATGGAGGCTTTGATGCTGCAAAGCATGCTGCCGACCATGGATTGAAGACGGCGATCATTGAATCGCGCGACATGGGTGGCACCTGCGTCAATCGAGGCTGTGTCCCGTCGAAAGCTCTCCTGGCCGCAAGCGGAAAGGTGCGTGAGCTTGCCGATGACAAGCATCTGTCGAGCTTCGGTATCCACGCGGCGCCGGTGCGCTTTGAACGTCAAAAAATTGCTGATCACGCCAATCAATTGGTGCAAGCGATTCGCACCAACCTCACGAAGACGCTCGAACGATCAGGTGTCACCATTCTCCGCGGCCATGGTCGTCTTGAGGGATCCCAGCGGGTTGGATTGCGGGAACCCAGTGGTGTCGACCGTGTCATTACCGCGCAAGACGTGATCCTGGCAACGGGCTCTGATCCCTTCGTTCCGCCTGGTATCGAAACCGATGGTCGGACGGTGTTCACAAGCGATGAAGCCATCAACCTTGAGTGGCTTCCTCGATGGATTGCCATCATCGGCAGCGGTTACATCGGCTTGGAATTTGCCGATGTTTATACAGCCCTAGGTTGTGAAGTCACGATGATCGAGGCTCTCGACCGTGTGATGCCAACGTTTGATCCAGATATCGCAAAGATTGCTCGCCGCAACCTGATTGAAGGCCGTGACATCGATGCCCGCTCAGGTGTGTTGGCTCGAAAAGTCACTCCTGGTTGTCCTGTCCAGATTGAACTGGCCGACTTCAATAGCCGCGAGTTTGTTGAGACCTTGGAGGTGGATGCTGTGTTGGTGGCCACCGGCCGTGTTCCCACGAGCAAAGGGCTCAATCTCGAATGCTTAAACATCGAAACCAATCGTGGTTTCGTGCCGATTGATGATTCGATGCGTGTGTTGGTGAATGATTCACCAATCCCCCATCTTTGGGCGGTTGGTGACGTCACCGGAAAGCTGATGTTGGCGCATACGGCTGCTGCTCAAGGAACAGTGGCTGTCGATAACATTCTTGGCCATGCGCGAACCATCGATTACCGCAGCATTCCAGCGGCCACGTTCACACATCCAGAGATCAGCTCTGTTGGTTTAACGGAAGCGGATGCCAAGGCTCTTGCGGAAAAGGACAACTTCCCCTTGGGCGCTGTACGCAGCTATTTCAAGGCCAATTCCAAAGCATTGGCAGAGCTTGATAGTGATGGCGTCATGAAGCTCCTCTTCAATAAATCCAGCGGGGAGGTTCTTGGTGCCCATATTTATGGTTTGCATGCCGCTGATTTGATTCAAGAAGTGGCGAATGCAGTGGCACGACGCCAGAGCGTTTCACAACTCTCCCAAGAGGTGCATACGCATCCCACCTTGAGTGAGGTGGTGGAAGTGGCGTATAAGCAAGCTGCTTCGCAATTGGTGGCTTGA
- a CDS encoding amidohydrolase family protein has translation MNQTLNRSDSLQAWIPRGLLELPADQSVPACTLEGFTPVQIDWCEGLLEDLRPLDAGEPPPAHVVLPRFVDAHVHLDKAFTWQDHPNLLGTYEGALKANLVEHQSRSTEVVLSRGERALQQAFTQGLRAVRSHIDSGGPGAASSWEALELLQRRWQGRVELQLVALAPLAFWTSAEAESMARRLALCGGLLGGVLEPSMLGPAVDQQLKALLRLADRHGLAVDLHIDEADHAPAQGVKQLLRALQITPVRVPISCSHASSLSLLPQAALQRLGERMMSANLQVIALPLTNAWLLERCSDLTPLKRPQAPIRQLQRSGVRVAVAGDNVADPWFPAGDFDPLALMAAAIPLTQLLPWQRLGLAPFTTAAAGVLGLSWDGVLRRGAPADFVAVKGTSWSDVLRGSSSRRVLVQGEWLSPTFASI, from the coding sequence GTGAATCAGACCCTCAATCGATCCGACTCCCTGCAAGCCTGGATCCCGCGGGGATTGCTTGAGCTTCCGGCTGATCAATCTGTGCCGGCATGCACGCTTGAGGGTTTCACTCCTGTTCAAATCGATTGGTGTGAGGGCCTCTTGGAGGATCTACGGCCTCTAGATGCGGGTGAACCTCCACCAGCGCATGTGGTGCTGCCACGGTTTGTTGATGCCCATGTGCATCTCGATAAAGCCTTCACATGGCAGGACCATCCCAATCTTCTCGGCACCTACGAGGGGGCATTGAAGGCCAATTTGGTGGAGCATCAATCTCGCTCGACTGAGGTGGTGTTGTCCCGCGGAGAAAGGGCTCTACAGCAAGCGTTCACGCAGGGTTTGAGGGCCGTCCGTAGCCACATTGATAGTGGTGGTCCTGGCGCTGCGTCGAGTTGGGAGGCGCTTGAGCTGCTCCAAAGGCGTTGGCAGGGTCGAGTGGAGCTTCAACTGGTAGCCCTGGCGCCCCTTGCCTTTTGGACGAGCGCTGAGGCGGAATCTATGGCTAGGCGTCTCGCTCTGTGCGGTGGGTTGTTGGGCGGTGTATTGGAACCATCGATGCTTGGGCCAGCCGTGGATCAGCAGTTGAAGGCTTTGCTTCGCTTGGCTGATCGTCATGGCCTTGCGGTGGATTTGCACATTGATGAAGCCGACCATGCGCCGGCACAAGGGGTGAAACAGCTGCTTCGGGCGCTGCAGATCACTCCTGTCAGGGTGCCGATCAGCTGCAGTCATGCCAGCAGCCTTTCGCTACTGCCTCAGGCAGCGTTGCAACGGCTTGGTGAGCGCATGATGTCGGCCAATCTCCAGGTGATTGCCCTTCCCCTGACGAATGCCTGGTTGTTAGAGCGATGCTCCGACCTCACTCCACTGAAGCGGCCTCAGGCTCCCATCCGTCAACTCCAACGATCCGGTGTCCGGGTGGCCGTTGCTGGCGACAACGTCGCTGATCCCTGGTTCCCCGCTGGTGATTTCGATCCTCTGGCGTTGATGGCTGCTGCCATTCCACTCACGCAGCTTTTGCCTTGGCAGCGTCTTGGTTTGGCTCCGTTCACGACAGCGGCGGCCGGCGTTCTTGGCCTGTCTTGGGATGGTGTGCTGCGGCGGGGTGCTCCTGCCGATTTCGTGGCGGTTAAGGGAACGAGCTGGTCGGATGTCTTGCGCGGGTCGTCGTCTCGGCGTGTTCTTGTTCAAGGTGAATGGTTGTCGCCGACATTCGCGTCCATCTAA
- a CDS encoding aspartate aminotransferase family protein, producing the protein MGTYNRYPLTLVSGRGCWLRDDQGHRYLDAVAGIATCTLGHSDRVMRRALKDQLNRLQHVSNLYQIPEQEQLARWLVDNSCADSVFFCNSGAEANEAAIKLARKHGHQRLGIERPVILTAAASFHGRTLAAVSATGQPRYHKGFEPMVEGFETFEYNNLASFEALLARSEANGPRVSAVLIEPLQGEGGVIPGDPAIFQAIRRHCSQREILLIFDEVQVGMGRSGQLWGYEQLGVTPDAITLAKGLGGGHAIGALLVNQQADIFEPGDHASTFGGNPFACRAGLTVARELERRHLLRNVRERGEQLRHGLETLVERFPNVLHQARGWGLLQGLVLRDDCELNAGAVVKAALDQKLLLVPAGPKVVRMVPALVISRRDVSALLARLERTLQLLQA; encoded by the coding sequence ATGGGCACCTACAACCGTTATCCACTGACTTTGGTCAGTGGACGCGGCTGTTGGCTTCGCGACGATCAAGGGCATCGATATTTGGACGCGGTGGCAGGAATCGCCACTTGCACGTTGGGCCACAGCGACAGGGTGATGCGTCGTGCGCTGAAGGATCAGCTGAATCGACTGCAGCACGTCTCCAACCTGTACCAAATCCCAGAGCAAGAACAACTGGCCCGCTGGCTCGTCGACAACAGCTGCGCCGATAGCGTTTTTTTCTGCAACTCCGGGGCTGAGGCCAATGAAGCGGCCATCAAGTTGGCTCGCAAGCATGGCCATCAACGCCTTGGCATCGAACGCCCGGTCATCCTGACGGCAGCGGCCAGTTTTCACGGGCGAACCTTGGCAGCCGTCAGCGCCACGGGTCAGCCGAGATATCACAAGGGTTTTGAACCCATGGTGGAGGGTTTCGAAACCTTCGAATACAACAACCTTGCCAGTTTTGAGGCCTTACTTGCGCGTTCGGAAGCCAATGGCCCAAGGGTGTCGGCTGTCTTGATCGAACCGCTTCAGGGGGAAGGGGGAGTCATTCCCGGCGATCCAGCCATTTTTCAAGCGATCCGGCGCCATTGCAGCCAAAGAGAGATCCTGCTGATCTTCGACGAAGTGCAAGTCGGCATGGGCCGTAGCGGTCAACTTTGGGGTTATGAGCAGCTTGGGGTCACCCCTGACGCCATCACCTTGGCGAAAGGCCTCGGCGGTGGCCATGCCATTGGTGCCTTGCTGGTGAACCAACAGGCCGACATTTTTGAACCCGGCGACCACGCCAGCACCTTTGGAGGCAATCCATTTGCCTGTCGAGCCGGTCTCACCGTGGCGAGGGAACTGGAACGACGTCATTTGCTCCGCAATGTGCGCGAGCGCGGTGAGCAGCTACGCCACGGACTGGAAACCCTGGTCGAACGCTTCCCCAACGTGCTGCACCAGGCCAGAGGGTGGGGCCTTCTGCAAGGTCTCGTACTTCGAGACGATTGCGAACTCAATGCCGGAGCTGTTGTGAAAGCGGCTCTCGATCAAAAACTGCTACTCGTGCCCGCAGGTCCGAAGGTTGTGCGCATGGTGCCTGCCCTTGTGATCTCCCGTCGAGACGTGTCTGCACTTCTCGCACGCTTGGAGCGCACACTCCAACTGCTTCAGGCGTGA
- a CDS encoding DUF4359 domain-containing protein, translating to MSRFFTRQHPPVTALLAASFGVAGALALIWTNPSFDDYEAHAGDQLVLLATAELCDENALSMLLRLWVKDCSALVTSQRGALADLAGRFTTRWNFGIGSFYVTQLEAETLLPGLSLPEVEVLSLGLAGRFVVLRAETNPGTKE from the coding sequence GTGTCCCGCTTTTTCACACGTCAGCATCCGCCCGTCACGGCATTGCTGGCGGCGAGCTTTGGTGTCGCTGGGGCTCTGGCGCTCATTTGGACCAACCCGTCCTTTGATGATTACGAAGCCCATGCCGGTGATCAGTTGGTGCTTCTCGCTACTGCAGAACTCTGCGACGAAAACGCGTTATCGATGTTGCTGCGGTTATGGGTCAAAGATTGTTCCGCTCTGGTGACATCGCAGCGAGGGGCTCTTGCTGATTTGGCCGGTCGCTTCACAACGCGTTGGAACTTCGGAATCGGCAGCTTTTATGTCACTCAACTTGAAGCTGAGACGTTGTTGCCGGGTTTGAGTCTGCCGGAGGTGGAGGTCTTAAGTCTCGGATTGGCGGGTCGTTTTGTGGTGCTGCGGGCTGAAACGAATCCGGGTACGAAGGAGTGA
- a CDS encoding TrmH family RNA methyltransferase, whose translation MSEPLISSRRNPLVKRLRMLSSRPGRDAEGLILLEGTHLLQELLWIGGQPTELIATEAWFDRHADLIQALDASVVWRRVTEAVLGASLSTVTPDGVACLCPITLLPEPPKACDFWLVLDRIQDPGNLGSLLRSALAADVQSVWMGSGVDPLGGKVLRASAGALLQLPHRRFGPEQEKAIDDLDQALRVLVAQGIQVVATLVPDASGPLPPIPYWELDWTKPTALVLGTEGAGLHPRLQACCTHAVTLPHSSRVESLNVAAAAVPLLLERRRARMVGTQQ comes from the coding sequence TTGTCGGAACCGTTGATCAGTAGCCGGCGGAATCCGTTGGTCAAGCGGCTTCGAATGTTGTCGTCCCGACCCGGGAGAGATGCAGAGGGTCTGATCCTTCTGGAGGGCACGCATCTGCTTCAAGAGTTGTTGTGGATCGGGGGACAGCCCACCGAGCTCATCGCAACGGAGGCTTGGTTTGACCGCCACGCCGATCTAATCCAGGCGTTGGACGCGTCTGTTGTTTGGCGACGTGTCACGGAGGCGGTCCTGGGAGCTTCCCTCAGCACCGTGACTCCTGATGGTGTGGCTTGTCTCTGCCCCATAACGCTGCTGCCGGAGCCGCCCAAAGCCTGTGATTTTTGGTTGGTTTTGGATCGCATTCAGGACCCTGGAAACCTCGGATCCCTTTTGCGCTCTGCCTTAGCCGCAGATGTCCAAAGCGTTTGGATGGGATCTGGAGTGGATCCGTTGGGGGGGAAAGTCTTAAGGGCATCGGCTGGGGCGCTGTTGCAATTGCCCCATCGCCGCTTTGGTCCGGAGCAAGAAAAGGCGATCGACGATCTTGATCAAGCCTTGAGGGTGCTCGTGGCCCAAGGAATCCAGGTGGTGGCAACTTTGGTGCCTGATGCCTCCGGCCCGCTTCCTCCGATTCCCTATTGGGAGCTGGATTGGACGAAACCCACAGCGTTGGTGCTTGGCACTGAGGGCGCTGGTCTTCATCCACGCCTTCAGGCTTGTTGCACCCATGCGGTCACCCTCCCGCATAGTTCAAGGGTTGAGTCGTTAAATGTGGCAGCTGCGGCCGTTCCCCTTCTTTTGGAGCGACGAAGAGCGAGAATGGTGGGTACGCAGCAGTAG
- a CDS encoding bifunctional folylpolyglutamate synthase/dihydrofolate synthase → MTHPPDAALHRLIQRLLPPFEQRGMDLSLERMHRVLSALGDPCGNTPAVQVVGTNGKGSIACMIHSGLSAAGVNSGLTTSPHLVSWCERICINQTPITQVELHQRLQALEPFAEEHHLTTFERLITAALMHFEAHDVDWLVLEAGLGGRLDATTAHPQRPLIAVGAIGIDHREHLGNTLTAISREKAAAISPGAHVISAAQLDPVRAVLEEHTRMVGATLEWVEPLPDAWDLGLPGTLQRHNGAVAYGALQEIRRLGANISEQSIREGLAKAHWPGRLQTVLWNERPIRLDGAHNPAAAAQLAQERACWCDRQQAQIWILGIQAHKQAPEMLQLLLEPNDFAWIIPVPGHQSWTLDRLSEACPNLANQMGGANDVLEVLNRLVSAPGSWPNPSPLIAGSLYLLGELMAQRTIEAK, encoded by the coding sequence GTGACGCACCCCCCGGACGCTGCGCTGCACCGTCTGATTCAGCGCCTTCTGCCACCGTTCGAACAACGGGGCATGGATTTATCCCTCGAACGAATGCATCGCGTTCTCTCTGCATTGGGAGACCCTTGCGGCAACACACCCGCTGTCCAGGTTGTGGGAACCAATGGAAAAGGGTCGATCGCTTGCATGATCCACAGCGGTTTATCCGCAGCTGGTGTGAATTCCGGACTCACCACCTCACCCCACCTGGTGAGTTGGTGCGAGCGGATTTGCATTAATCAAACCCCAATCACGCAGGTGGAACTCCACCAGCGGTTACAAGCGCTGGAACCCTTTGCGGAAGAGCACCACCTCACCACATTTGAGCGGTTGATCACCGCAGCGTTGATGCACTTCGAAGCCCATGACGTGGATTGGCTGGTGCTGGAGGCAGGACTCGGTGGCCGCCTCGATGCCACCACAGCCCACCCCCAACGTCCGCTGATTGCCGTGGGTGCGATTGGCATCGATCACCGCGAACATCTCGGAAACACGCTGACGGCCATTAGCCGAGAAAAGGCAGCTGCTATCAGCCCCGGCGCCCACGTGATCAGTGCTGCACAACTGGATCCTGTGCGTGCCGTTTTGGAAGAGCACACACGCATGGTGGGCGCCACCCTCGAGTGGGTTGAGCCACTACCCGATGCTTGGGATCTTGGCTTGCCAGGAACCCTGCAACGACATAACGGCGCCGTCGCCTATGGCGCTCTCCAAGAGATCCGGAGGTTGGGCGCCAACATTTCGGAGCAATCCATCCGGGAAGGGCTCGCCAAGGCCCATTGGCCAGGTCGCCTTCAAACGGTGCTCTGGAACGAGCGACCGATCCGTCTGGACGGAGCCCATAACCCTGCTGCCGCGGCCCAATTAGCCCAAGAACGTGCGTGCTGGTGCGATCGCCAACAAGCTCAGATTTGGATTTTGGGAATTCAAGCCCACAAACAAGCCCCCGAAATGCTGCAGCTTCTGCTGGAACCCAACGACTTCGCCTGGATCATCCCCGTGCCAGGACACCAAAGTTGGACCCTGGATCGTTTATCCGAGGCGTGTCCAAACCTTGCCAATCAGATGGGAGGCGCCAATGACGTGCTGGAGGTGCTGAATCGGCTGGTCTCAGCACCTGGCTCTTGGCCCAATCCATCTCCACTCATTGCTGGGTCGCTTTATCTGCTCGGTGAATTGATGGCCCAACGGACTATTGAGGCAAAGTGA